In the Thermosipho japonicus genome, one interval contains:
- a CDS encoding ATP-dependent helicase: protein MIDFKAELDEEQYEAVVNSKGKTLVIAGPGSGKTRVITYKIAHLISSGVKPSEILLVTFTKAAAKEMLQRAKLVSRSTLEGITAGTFHHICNSFLRKYGTIIGLKPNFTILDSEDAKDVMESARSQIIPKSESKTVPNAKQLLIINSYMNNTLCSLREAIAKYNPRYLEQEKLIEQILIKYQQEKMQQNSVDYDDLLINTLQILSTNKAIRLKESSRYKWILVDEFQDTNIVQFQIVNLLSEVHKNLMVVGDDAQSIYSFRGARFENVLDFQKEAKIFKIQTNYRSSQEIVNLINEMLPKNSIHKTLRATRSTGVKPFLVQVFDHYDEADFVANEILNYNKQGVSLNDIAVLYRAHSHSLELQLELSKHGIPFKLYSGLRFTETAHVKDCLAFLKVSVNYEEKISWIRLLKLAKGIGKIKSNNISEKLTSKGLDAFNEIKEKSSDFNKIKEIILKSQEIKNPGERIKIFFEKFYEEKMEEIFDDARDRKEDIVRLIEMASFYETPENFLSDILVSENYEIAQEGKSDKETEKVTLTTVHQAKGLEWKVVFILSVNPGDFPHIMSLRDGALDEEERLFYVAITRAKDFLYIIYSAGGSSRIFYGNDYIIKRGKSFIDDIPFHLVEHLEYGVGK from the coding sequence ATGATAGATTTTAAAGCTGAACTTGACGAAGAACAATATGAAGCGGTCGTAAACTCAAAAGGAAAAACACTTGTAATTGCAGGACCAGGAAGTGGAAAAACAAGGGTGATAACATATAAAATAGCCCATTTAATATCTTCCGGTGTAAAACCTTCTGAAATACTACTTGTTACATTTACAAAAGCAGCGGCAAAAGAAATGCTACAGAGAGCAAAACTTGTTTCACGATCTACACTTGAGGGAATCACTGCAGGAACATTTCACCATATATGTAACTCATTTCTAAGAAAATATGGAACAATAATAGGATTAAAGCCAAACTTTACAATACTAGACAGTGAAGATGCAAAAGATGTAATGGAAAGTGCAAGAAGTCAAATAATTCCAAAATCTGAAAGCAAAACCGTTCCAAACGCAAAGCAGTTATTAATCATAAACTCATACATGAATAATACTCTATGTTCTCTAAGAGAAGCTATTGCAAAATACAATCCAAGATACCTAGAACAAGAAAAATTAATAGAACAGATCCTAATAAAATATCAACAAGAGAAAATGCAGCAAAATTCAGTTGATTATGATGACCTTCTAATAAACACATTACAAATACTTTCCACAAACAAAGCAATTAGATTAAAAGAATCAAGTAGATATAAATGGATACTTGTTGATGAATTTCAAGACACTAACATAGTTCAATTCCAAATTGTAAACTTACTTTCAGAAGTACATAAAAACCTCATGGTTGTTGGAGATGATGCACAAAGTATATACTCATTTAGAGGCGCACGTTTTGAAAATGTACTTGATTTTCAAAAAGAGGCAAAAATCTTCAAGATTCAAACCAACTATAGAAGTTCACAAGAGATAGTAAACCTTATAAATGAAATGCTTCCAAAAAACTCCATACACAAAACGTTGCGCGCAACAAGAAGTACAGGAGTAAAACCATTTTTAGTACAGGTGTTTGATCACTACGACGAAGCCGATTTTGTGGCAAATGAAATACTCAACTACAACAAACAAGGAGTTTCTCTAAACGATATAGCAGTACTTTATAGAGCTCATTCACATTCACTTGAACTTCAACTTGAACTATCAAAACATGGTATACCATTCAAATTGTATTCCGGTTTAAGATTTACGGAAACAGCACATGTAAAAGATTGTCTTGCATTCTTAAAAGTTTCCGTAAATTATGAAGAAAAAATATCCTGGATAAGATTACTAAAACTTGCAAAAGGAATAGGGAAAATAAAATCAAACAATATTTCTGAAAAACTTACATCTAAAGGACTAGATGCATTCAACGAGATCAAAGAAAAAAGTTCTGACTTTAACAAAATAAAAGAAATTATATTAAAATCACAGGAAATTAAGAATCCAGGGGAAAGAATTAAAATTTTCTTTGAAAAATTTTACGAGGAAAAGATGGAAGAAATATTTGACGATGCAAGGGATAGAAAAGAAGACATTGTAAGACTAATAGAGATGGCTTCATTCTATGAAACACCTGAAAACTTTCTATCTGATATACTTGTAAGTGAAAATTATGAAATAGCACAGGAAGGTAAATCTGACAAGGAAACCGAAAAAGTAACTTTAACAACCGTACACCAAGCTAAAGGTCTTGAATGGAAGGTAGTATTCATTTTAAGTGTAAACCCAGGAGATTTTCCACACATAATGAGTTTACGAGATGGAGCATTAGATGAAGAAGAAAGATTGTTCTATGTTGCAATTACTCGTGCAAAGGATTTTCTATATATAATCTACAGCGCTGGGGGCTCCTCAAGGATTTTTTACGGAAATGATTACATTATTAAACGTGGTAAAAGCTTTATTGATGATATTCCATTTCATCTTGTTGAACATTTAGAATACGGAGTTGGAAAATGA
- a CDS encoding SRPBCC family protein, translating to MLKLPPMKFVEYINAPKNKVWKVFVNENGWDPWFTDGMKMEVKDGGKIFFRWKRLTNGEVVTDNGYIVEIIPEKLWEFWWYEYEDGFRSKVTMKFQESVDGGTYITIIDHTLVKNTDELEIRYGCAFGWGQMLTLARAYIEKGLILIG from the coding sequence ATGCTAAAACTTCCACCAATGAAGTTTGTAGAATACATAAATGCACCAAAAAATAAAGTTTGGAAAGTTTTTGTAAATGAAAATGGTTGGGATCCATGGTTTACTGATGGTATGAAAATGGAAGTTAAAGATGGTGGAAAGATCTTCTTTAGATGGAAAAGACTTACCAATGGTGAAGTTGTAACGGACAATGGATATATTGTTGAAATAATCCCCGAAAAACTTTGGGAATTTTGGTGGTATGAATACGAAGACGGATTTAGAAGCAAGGTTACTATGAAATTTCAAGAAAGTGTAGATGGTGGAACATACATAACGATAATAGATCATACATTGGTAAAAAATACCGATGAGCTTGAAATTAGATACGGATGTGCTTTTGGTTGGGGTCAAATGTTAACTCTTGCAAGGGCTTATATTGAAAAAGGTTTAATACTCATTGGTTAA
- a CDS encoding LacI family DNA-binding transcriptional regulator: protein MKKRSVTIKDVARKAGVGVGTVSRVINNSPHVNQRTKEHVLKVIQELGYMPNPHARRLSSGHTKIITTIFPQMVGEFHQLLLSGIDEIFEKEGYTSFVYPLYSENRYKFVRESSDFVLGTDGVIIDALNVDRLLQQYIPKNVPVVSVEFDSEKYDSVIIDNFYGGMIAGDYLSNFEGDIYVITHRRKSKLESTVFEERVNGFIESIEKKGRTIEKIFEIELDWLEAFNVAKEIFTRSNKVIIFTTTDYFAFPVIEFTRIKGLVPQKNFHLCGFDNLTLSNILNITTIKQPIVEMGKSAGELLLRRIKGFTRKKQTVAFKPEIIIRET, encoded by the coding sequence ATGAAAAAAAGAAGTGTTACCATAAAAGATGTTGCAAGAAAAGCTGGAGTTGGTGTGGGAACAGTCTCAAGAGTTATAAATAATAGTCCACACGTTAATCAAAGAACAAAAGAACATGTGCTAAAAGTAATACAAGAACTTGGTTACATGCCAAACCCACATGCAAGAAGACTTTCAAGTGGACATACAAAAATAATTACAACAATATTTCCACAAATGGTTGGAGAATTTCACCAACTACTACTTTCAGGTATAGATGAAATTTTTGAAAAAGAAGGATACACATCATTTGTCTATCCATTATATAGTGAAAATAGATACAAATTTGTAAGGGAAAGCTCGGATTTTGTTCTTGGAACCGATGGAGTTATTATAGATGCATTAAATGTTGATAGACTTCTCCAACAATATATACCAAAAAATGTTCCTGTTGTTTCTGTTGAATTTGATTCTGAAAAGTATGATTCTGTTATTATCGACAACTTTTACGGCGGTATGATAGCAGGTGATTACCTTTCAAATTTTGAAGGAGATATTTATGTAATTACACATAGAAGAAAGTCAAAACTAGAAAGTACCGTTTTCGAAGAAAGGGTTAATGGGTTTATCGAATCTATAGAAAAAAAGGGGAGAACTATAGAAAAGATCTTTGAAATTGAACTAGATTGGCTAGAAGCTTTTAATGTGGCAAAAGAAATATTTACCCGCTCTAATAAGGTTATTATTTTTACTACAACTGATTATTTTGCCTTTCCAGTAATAGAATTTACAAGAATAAAAGGTCTTGTTCCACAGAAAAATTTTCATTTGTGTGGTTTTGACAACCTTACACTTTCTAATATCTTAAATATTACTACTATAAAACAACCAATAGTTGAAATGGGAAAAAGTGCAGGGGAATTACTTTTAAGAAGAATTAAAGGTTTTACAAGAAAAAAACAAACCGTTGCATTTAAGCCCGAGATAATAATAAGAGAAACATAG
- a CDS encoding Mpv17/PMP22 family protein, which yields MKKGDFIWLGVFSLIVFLLVFKPTHQAYIVLNRTHPYLMGFLKVSILATMGELLSIRLQQGKYLKPYGLFYRFLVWGFLGMCFVLVFELFASGTDAVMKKGLLPGNNKILHAFFTSTLMNLIFAPTFMAFHRITDTYIDLGKGKIANIFSIKFSSVVDKIDWQKFFGFVILKTIPFFWIPAHTITFLLPPEYRVLTAAMLSIVLGVLLSLRKG from the coding sequence ATGAAAAAGGGAGATTTTATATGGTTAGGAGTATTTTCACTAATAGTTTTTCTGCTCGTCTTTAAACCAACACATCAAGCTTATATTGTATTAAACAGAACACATCCATACCTTATGGGATTTTTAAAGGTTTCCATACTTGCAACTATGGGTGAACTCCTTTCAATAAGGCTTCAACAGGGAAAATATTTAAAACCATATGGTCTATTTTACAGATTCCTGGTATGGGGTTTTCTAGGTATGTGTTTTGTTCTTGTATTTGAACTTTTTGCAAGTGGAACAGATGCAGTAATGAAAAAAGGGCTTTTGCCTGGAAATAATAAAATTCTCCACGCATTTTTCACAAGTACACTAATGAATCTAATTTTTGCACCGACATTTATGGCATTTCACAGAATCACCGATACGTATATAGACCTTGGAAAGGGAAAAATCGCTAATATTTTTTCAATTAAATTTTCAAGTGTAGTAGACAAAATAGACTGGCAAAAATTTTTTGGATTTGTTATCTTAAAAACCATACCATTTTTCTGGATTCCAGCACATACTATAACTTTCCTTCTTCCACCTGAATATCGCGTTTTAACAGCTGCAATGCTATCAATAGTACTTGGAGTATTGCTTTCACTTAGAAAGGGGTAA
- a CDS encoding DUF72 domain-containing protein has protein sequence MIYVGTSGFQFDDWVGKVYDPNIKKNEMLKYYIGKYKFNTVELNYTYYKMPGFRTIVSLLRNTPRNFYFSIKLYGKITHEHDLSYVDKFLDATSPMVEEKRLIGYLAQFPFSFKRTDENERFLYKILKKFNNLFVELRHISWINFDTDDFEIVTIDQPPLKDFLPFVIKAKERLYVRLHGRNKKWFEEDAKKRYNYKYSRQELVKIYKDIKDFKGPKYVYFNNCYEGKALLDALEFREISGGEILEFFK, from the coding sequence ATGATATACGTTGGTACTAGCGGGTTTCAGTTCGACGATTGGGTTGGTAAAGTCTATGATCCAAACATAAAGAAAAATGAAATGCTAAAATATTACATAGGAAAATATAAATTTAACACTGTGGAGTTAAATTACACTTACTACAAGATGCCTGGATTTAGGACGATAGTATCACTGCTAAGAAATACTCCGCGTAATTTCTACTTTTCAATAAAGTTATACGGAAAAATTACGCATGAACATGATCTTTCATATGTTGATAAATTCTTAGATGCTACTAGTCCAATGGTTGAAGAAAAACGACTTATTGGATACCTTGCACAGTTTCCTTTTTCTTTTAAAAGAACCGATGAAAACGAAAGATTTCTCTATAAAATTTTAAAAAAGTTCAATAATCTGTTTGTTGAATTACGTCATATTTCTTGGATTAATTTTGATACAGATGATTTTGAAATAGTTACCATTGATCAACCACCACTAAAAGATTTCTTGCCATTTGTTATAAAAGCAAAAGAAAGGTTGTATGTAAGACTCCATGGAAGAAATAAAAAGTGGTTTGAAGAAGATGCAAAAAAAAGGTATAATTACAAATATTCAAGACAAGAGCTTGTTAAAATATACAAAGATATAAAAGACTTTAAAGGTCCAAAATATGTATACTTTAACAACTGCTATGAGGGAAAAGCCCTTTTAGATGCTTTAGAATTTAGAGAGATTTCAGGTGGTGAAATACTTGAATTTTTCAAATGA
- a CDS encoding competence/damage-inducible protein A — translation MKTASIIAIGNELVEGILVDTNSKYISKKLLEYGYKTKIIKTLPDDLDLLVKEIKDSLETTNLVVTTGGLGPTEDDLTREAVSKALEKKLIFDENLSKKIIEKAKKFHSYVPKIVERQAMVIEGATVLENPVGTAPGMFLKTSKSTILILPGPPVEMIPIFEEALNLIEKENKIYQRRIKTINIPEAVLVEKYKDIIYKYKEVNVATMASHTSGVELRFTGEKALVDEIVNMLSEKLKDYIYAFDDKTIEEIVFEKLLSKNKTVSFAESCTGGLVSANFVNLSGVSKVFKGSIVAYSNEVKQRVLNVNSKTLEKFGAVSKECVEEMAKGVSKLLDTDYSVAVSGIAGPTGGTKEKPVGTVWICAYSRENDIFMTEGFYFKGNRQTIRNRSTLHAFDMLRRILK, via the coding sequence ATGAAAACTGCATCAATAATAGCGATTGGTAATGAACTTGTCGAAGGGATCCTAGTAGACACAAATTCAAAATATATTTCAAAAAAGCTCTTAGAATACGGCTATAAAACAAAAATTATTAAAACTCTTCCAGATGATTTAGATTTGCTAGTAAAAGAAATAAAAGATTCTCTTGAAACAACCAACCTTGTTGTAACCACTGGAGGACTTGGACCAACGGAAGATGATCTAACACGTGAAGCTGTTTCAAAAGCTCTTGAAAAAAAACTTATTTTCGATGAAAATTTATCAAAAAAAATCATCGAAAAAGCCAAAAAATTTCATAGTTATGTACCGAAAATAGTAGAAAGACAAGCGATGGTAATTGAAGGTGCTACAGTTTTAGAAAATCCAGTTGGTACAGCGCCAGGAATGTTCTTAAAAACTTCCAAAAGCACAATTTTAATACTTCCTGGGCCTCCTGTTGAAATGATACCAATATTTGAAGAGGCATTAAACCTCATCGAAAAAGAAAATAAAATTTACCAAAGAAGAATTAAAACCATAAATATTCCAGAAGCAGTTCTTGTAGAAAAATACAAAGATATAATTTACAAGTATAAAGAGGTAAATGTTGCCACAATGGCAAGTCACACCAGCGGTGTAGAATTAAGATTTACAGGTGAAAAAGCACTTGTAGATGAAATAGTTAATATGTTAAGTGAAAAACTTAAAGACTATATTTATGCCTTTGATGATAAAACTATTGAAGAAATCGTATTTGAAAAGCTGCTTTCAAAAAATAAAACCGTCTCATTTGCTGAATCATGTACTGGTGGACTTGTTTCTGCCAATTTTGTAAATCTTTCCGGAGTTTCAAAAGTTTTTAAAGGCTCAATTGTTGCATATTCTAATGAAGTAAAGCAACGAGTTTTAAATGTTAATTCTAAGACACTTGAGAAATTTGGAGCGGTAAGTAAAGAATGCGTAGAAGAAATGGCAAAAGGAGTAAGTAAATTATTAGACACAGACTACTCAGTTGCAGTATCAGGAATCGCTGGACCTACAGGCGGTACAAAAGAAAAGCCAGTTGGTACAGTATGGATCTGTGCATATTCAAGGGAAAATGACATATTCATGACTGAAGGATTTTACTTTAAAGGAAACAGACAAACAATTAGAAATCGCTCAACTTTACACGCATTTGATATGTTAAGGAGGATATTAAAATGA
- a CDS encoding RNA polymerase sigma factor: protein MNFSNEHSNKREGQIVWNDERNFIKALKRGEEWAYRRLYREYAPKIGAFARSYFGTDDVDDVIQEVMLRIYKGIKKFKGDSSLSTWIYRITVNVCNTLYEKYKKKNEKTFSVENNNSEDDMEIDIPDKETDVQKEVTQEILYEKILNALGKLSEKERVLIRMRDIDGLSYSEIAEILGIPEGTVKSRLHNAREKFKKILEEEGIA, encoded by the coding sequence TTGAATTTTTCAAATGAACATTCAAATAAAAGGGAAGGTCAAATAGTGTGGAATGATGAGAGAAATTTTATAAAAGCTTTAAAAAGAGGAGAAGAATGGGCTTATAGAAGACTGTATAGAGAGTATGCTCCAAAAATTGGTGCATTTGCAAGAAGTTATTTTGGAACGGATGATGTAGATGATGTTATTCAAGAAGTGATGCTGAGAATATACAAAGGTATTAAAAAGTTTAAAGGAGATTCGTCTCTTTCAACTTGGATATATAGAATCACTGTAAATGTATGTAATACACTCTATGAAAAATACAAAAAGAAAAATGAAAAAACTTTCAGTGTTGAAAATAACAACAGCGAAGATGATATGGAAATAGATATTCCAGATAAAGAAACAGATGTCCAAAAAGAAGTTACTCAGGAAATTTTATATGAAAAGATACTAAATGCACTTGGAAAATTATCTGAAAAAGAAAGGGTATTAATTAGGATGAGAGATATTGATGGACTTTCTTACTCAGAAATTGCAGAGATTCTAGGAATACCGGAAGGAACGGTGAAAAGTAGATTACACAACGCAAGAGAAAAGTTTAAAAAGATACTTGAGGAGGAAGGTATAGCATGA